DNA sequence from the Liolophura sinensis isolate JHLJ2023 chromosome 1, CUHK_Ljap_v2, whole genome shotgun sequence genome:
TGAAAGCAATAACCCACAAAGGGAACACCAGTCATAAATTAGAACAGTCATTCTGTGTTGGTTACCATAAACAAATCCTGAACCAAATCAGTATCAGAAGACCTACACTAATTCTTCTGCATCTTGGCTCACAAGCTAGATGTTTACAtgcaataatattttaatttgcacaggaaaaataaaaaaaaagattaggGTACGTCCTCTGATGGGTAGGATATAATGTTCTGTTATAAACGTTTTTTCTGTCATGTATCTGAAGGTCTATCTGCTCAAAATCATACCGTTTCAGTGACTGCCTGCACCTATGGTATGGCAACATagtaagaaaaaaagaattaataaaaataaaaatgataccaGGTACCAATATATTTTTATGGGAGGGGGTGTAGTGAGAGAAGACACATTGCTGCCTTAACAGTCCTCCCTCTAAACAGGGATTTACTTAATAATGGCTACATTGTATCACTCAAACAGAAGTgtaatgaaaattttacaagtacatgtactcaagaGTACATATctgcaaatatatgtaaaaaaaaatagtatggGTCCCAAGTTGAAATTCCGTTCAGTTGAGAATGTTTGAGCCTACTGAATACAGGCATGGCTGTATCCAGGGTGGGGTCACACACTGTATTATTTCATGCAAATAGATATATATCTTCCTACATTTGACAGAATACAGCTGATAGTATCACCCTTGTCAGATGCATAACTACACAATAATAACTTTCTCTATCAGAGTTGTGGTACCAAATACCCAATAATgggtatggtatacatgtacactaaaacAAACCcatgtacactttaattgtACATTTGAAAGACTAAAGATGAATCTACATTTAACAAAGgcaaaatttaaacaatattttagaaACATTTCATGAAAGAGAAGAAGGTAATGAGTACCCAACTTCACACTCAAGGCTGTCTctacatctttatttattctGAAAGTAACATATCAATAAATGTTATCAACACACAGGTAAATAACCCTAAAGGTTTTTAcctaaaatgaaattatatgtcTCACACTGTAGCTCATCACAGTTGTTACTGATCAATGTTGCCCATACACATTAAAATTAATACAAACAAAATCCCCATAATATACATACTAATACAAGACTTTTAATCACAATCAGCCTACCTGGTTTAAGAGTTTCATCTTTAGAGCAGTAATGTTTTCCTGCATCCCACTGATGCTGGAGGTAGCCATTCTGAGATATATGGGTGAGCCACAACCAGATGTGTTTTTAATTCAGCTGACAATCACATCCTATTAAACATCACCCCACTTCAGTTTATTATGCAATATTCCAAATGCTAAAAATCTGCACCTGAAAAGGAAATGCAAAAGTAGTTGAATCATTTCACATAATAATGGATATCTAGATTTCAAACACACATACACTATTCACAGTGCAGAACTGAGATAAATTTaggactatacatgtatatgtgttaacAGGAAAATAAACTGAACTGAATTCCTGTTTTAGGGCCAAAAAGGTTAAACTTACAGTCACGGTGGACCATTGTTTTTGAGAAATTGGTATTGCTATGTTGCACCTAATTATACCTTCATACGGCCCCAAgtacaggcagacagacagacagacagacaaactgacagacagacCTGCCAACGGTTGTCTGCTTGATCACACCTACTGCTATATGTTCTACACGTACGATACACTTCTTACGCATGAACAGATTGCTTTTTAACAATTATCACCCTTCAGCACATCAAACCCCAAcctgacatttaaaattttcagaACTCATGACCGTAACGTATTATTATTTCTAATCGCGACACAAAAGAAGAGACAAAAGTTCCCACCAACCTGGATTTCTTGTCAGTCATGTGCAGCGGCAATCATCCCTTCAACTGATTTTGAACTCGTCCGCGCGTTATGGTATCACATGACTGAACGTCATATTGATAGGTCAAAATGGCGGCCAAACATTTGTGGTGAGGTTTCGGGAGGAAAATAATGAAGTAAGGTGTTAGTTTCTTCGAATTTGCAGTTTAGAATAGTAACTTGACTAGGCTGTCGATTTTTTTCACTCTGGCGTTTTCTGGCTTCACGTGTCATTTCGTCTGGGGTCGAAACTGCAGTCACGGTAACAATTTTAGGTCCACTTAACCTGTTATTCCGTATCTTACCCAAGTACAAGTACTGGATACGAATATTGAAGCTGTGATGTAACATCGGGAATTCCTGATGATGGCTTAAATATCGTGACCGAAATATAAACTGCTATACAGGCATGTCATGACTTAATTGGTGATGACATTTATCTGTGTATTTTTTACCCCTAAGTGCATGATCTGTGGCATAACTATGCGTTCagatatttttatgtataataCTGGCAGTGTGCATCTTTGCTTAGTTGCGGAGTGGGCTTGACTCTTGTCAAGCATTAGCGTGTTACCGAGAGAAACAGTCCCAAATTTGTCAGATTGATGGTAAGGAACATTTGCTGTTGTTCTGACACACATGAAATCATCCCTTGTGTAAATCTGCATCAAGGGTGTGGCCTTGAGATCTataattaactaacctgttgtgAGACTCGCCAAACCATAAGGGTCCATGACAGTCCCgactgttcatgaaaaataatcacattttccaAGCCTATGCCATAGCAGTTTGTAAGTTCTGGACATGATGGTCACAAGACAATAGACCCTGaaattgtcctttttttttatcaatttgtGTTATTGCCGTGGACTATATTTGGTTAGGCCAACCTAAGTATTATAACTTAGCTTAAGTTGTAGGAACATGCAGCTGACATCGACTTAAGGAGACTTAATGCGCACGTGAACAACGGTAAAGGTTCCTCTTTGTCAATCCAACACATTTGGCACTCTTTCTCTCTGTTACTCTCGCACCTACATTGCTCAATAAGAGTTACTCCATTCTGTAACTAGGACTTTGCAGTGCTTGCAAAGTGGTAGCTGATGTTGTGGTGCTGGGAGCTTTTAAAACTTTACTGTTAATTCAGACTAGGCTGTATATTTATAGTTCCTCCTTGACACAGAAATTATAACTACTGAAATGCAGTAGGTCAGGCACATGAGTAGTTAATGTACATTAAGTTTTTGACATTCATTATAACACTGGTACAGTGTCTATATGGACTAGCACAAGAGATGTCgattcaaatccagccttgaacagggaatttcaTGGTTCCCCTGCTGTCATTGTTCATTAATCTCATGGTAGGACCTACGTAAATCAACCAGTTGTTAAtcaaccattttttttgttttttattccatCCACAGGCAAAATGTATTGCAGCCGAGAACTCACATTTGGCTGTGTGCTGACTACCTAATAATCAGCTGAACAAAGAAGCAGAGCTTTTATCTTTGTATAAGTTGCTATCACACCACCTGCTGTTTGAGGGTGTAGGTGTTTGTGGTGTAGGAAGTCATGTCCAACATGCCTCTAGCAGAACACCTTCACACTGTCCAGTCCCACAACACTGATGTAAATGGGCTGTGCTTCTCTACCTCAGCGCTGGCCACATGCTCAGGGGATAAGACAGTACGGCTGTGGAGCACTGAGGACTTCGCAGAGCTTCCCATATCTCCCTTGTGTGGTCATACATACGTCGTCTACAAGTGTCAGTTCTCACCGTTTGGTACAACTCTGGCGTCTTGCTCCATGGACGGCAGCATTATTCTATGGAATGTGAAGACTGGAGAACAGTCAGCAGTGTTGCGCCACCCATCAAACACGAGTATACGTGTGTGTAAATTCTCTCCCAACTCGTCCATGCTGGTGTCTGGCAGTGATGACAACAGCCTATGTCTATGGGAGGTATCCTCAGGAAAACTAACCAAGTGAGAACATCTGATTAGCAGCCACTGATTAGCAGCCATTGTCATGTATTATAGGttgtaaatgtgtgtttatatcTGAGCCAGTGGTAACAGTATCTAATGCATTACTTTAAAGTACAAGTATGCTATCAGTATAATTTACAAACACATTTCACATGAATGCATATGTCCATATCAGTCATATAATAGTGCTTCTTGAACATCCTTAATTGAAAATTCTGATGGTAAACTGTTTTGCTTATGTCTGACATATGAGAAAAAATGCAGTATGATTGTGACATTTTTACTGTGTATTGTTtcttaactatttttcagttTACACCTTTATTGTATCCAGATGCTGTCTGGATCTTGGCCAGGATTTAAACAGCAACACACctttaaataacatttaattCCCTGTAAATACATCAAAGGTAAAATCAACATTCGACAAGGACCTGGTTGTGACAGATGCCCAGTTAATAATTTTCGTGTTATCCCCTTACTTTCAGAACTTTAACAGGTCATGAGGAGTCCGTTGTGGCCTGTGATTTCTCACCTGATGGGAATTACCTGGCCTCCGGAAGCCCAGCTGGTGACATAAGGATCTGGGATGGTCAGTATGGCCATGGCAAATGTCTCCTCTTAGAGCTGGATGCTCACGATCTAGGAGTCACGTGTTGTGAATTTTCCCCAACCTACGTTCAAGGACCAAACAGTAAGTGCTGGTTAAAAAATGAGCACTCCAGCACTCTACTATTTATCCCATATAAGACAGAATTCTCCAGCTTTCATTGGACAATAATGGTCATGTGGAGGATGCGTAAAAACCGGTATCCTACAGCTGATGcattatgtatgtgtgtgtttgttgacaaggttatctccctttgtgtgGCTGTGATGTCACTAAAGCTATTTACCAATGAATCGGCATTCATTGTTGAATTATCGTGTACCTGGTAATGGGCTGTGGTTTTTCCCATGCCGTGCTTGTTTCCTTCTCATCGTAAGCTTGGCCACCATCTGATCAGTGACAGATTGTAGAGTGTGGTATTGAACACCCAGCAGTTGTATTTAATCTTGCTTTCAGGCTCAGGAACAACTCAGACGGCTCACTATGTTCTGGTCACTGCTGGTCAAGATGATGCTATCAGGATCTGGGAGCTTGTGGCAGATGTGGGATCCCTAAGTATGTGCAACACTGCCAAGTATATAGTGTTTAGTACTAGTTAGACACTGTGTCCACAAATTAAGCTCACATATCTTAAGCTGAAACTCTTTCGCCGtcgtttgagtgaaatattcttgagtacggcgcaaaacaccaatcaaataaataaataaaataagttgaAACTCTCTGTTTTGAACATCTCAGACAGGCTTTCCAGAGTGgcatcataaaaagtataaagcCTGGCCAAGAAAATTGAAActacgataaaaaaaatttacgaCATAAAATGGaaaacactgtatttcacctaaagtttaacttttttcaagtgatacattttgcttgGTTTCCATTCATTCATGGAAGCCTGGCCAAGAAAATTGAAACtacgataaaaaaattttataaatcataaattttaaGTGGAAAGATCTTATGATAAGCTTATGTAAAACGAACATTGTATTTAAGCTGAATTCACAAGATTTTGAAGAGTTTGTGCAAGTATCAAATGTTAGCAAAATTTGGATTAACACACTTGTTTACAGTATGCTTCAATGTCATACTAGTGTAGTAAATGTGTTTATGAATATTTAACTCAAATAAAAATTTACGACATAAAATGGaaaacactgtatttcacctaaagtttaacttttttcaagtgatacattttgcttggtttccatttattcatccaccttatacaGCCTGTTGAGAGTTTCTTGTGAGGttggattaatttcttatcagaaaaatttaaatgttaacattaagAGTATCATTTTAATTACCTTTATGTGATTTTGAAAGTggatttttacatgccaaactttaggtgaaacacagccATTCCATGTTAAGCGGGAAGCAGTTAATTAATGCTCATGAGAAAATTACACAATCCTTAACCAAACACACAATGTCCATTATGCTCTTGATTTTACCAGATATGAGGCTGACATTACGAGATACTCTACTGGGACATACTGGACCAATCATGTGTATTGCATTTGGCAGACAAGGAGCTCTGCTGGCTTCTGGGTAAGGCTCTTAACACTGTGTTATAGCTGTGAAGATAAAGAGATTCAGCAACGATGTACAGAACCTATGATAATATCAAATTTACAATATGCAGcaggttgaaatattttatgttgtttatcTGTGTCCACCGTGTGCAAAAGATTTTCAGCCTGTACTCATTTGTCTCTGCGGTCTGCcggaaacctgcagatggtcctgggtttccctcgggctatgcccggtttcctcccacaataataagggaaatattctacagtatgacataaaacagcaagcaaatgaataaataaataatttgtccCTTAGAGTATAGATCATTGTTGGACAGAaacaaaactgcaaaaaaaaaatatcaagttCTGAGATTAGATTTGACATGCTGAATTTTGGCCCAAGCATATACAGAAATTTCCACAAATCATTTTCTGATT
Encoded proteins:
- the LOC135476020 gene encoding WD repeat, SAM and U-box domain-containing protein 1-like, whose translation is MSNMPLAEHLHTVQSHNTDVNGLCFSTSALATCSGDKTVRLWSTEDFAELPISPLCGHTYVVYKCQFSPFGTTLASCSMDGSIILWNVKTGEQSAVLRHPSNTSIRVCKFSPNSSMLVSGSDDNSLCLWEVSSGKLTKTLTGHEESVVACDFSPDGNYLASGSPAGDIRIWDGQYGHGKCLLLELDAHDLGVTCCEFSPTYVQGPNSSGTTQTAHYVLVTAGQDDAIRIWELVADVGSLNMRLTLRDTLLGHTGPIMCIAFGRQGALLASGSGDKTVRLWDAAKGECLQVMEAHSRYVTCCAFSQDGKLLASGSNDRTVMVWRVTTETDLSDAATDGNLVDLSEEVVFEKTPMERWSVEEVGVWLEHIGLPQYKETMSSNAIDGTELLTLTHSTLEKPLGIVALGHRNKILRAVKQIHSCPVRQRKDSDLSAPDEYLCPITREIMRDPVIAADGYTYEKSAIESWVKSGKSRSPMTNAVLASYMLTPNRSLKMLIQRHVHEGH